In one window of Erythrolamprus reginae isolate rEryReg1 chromosome 1, rEryReg1.hap1, whole genome shotgun sequence DNA:
- the HARBI1 gene encoding putative nuclease HARBI1, with product MAIPIAIIDCDLLLYGRGHRTLDRFKLEDVTDEYLISMYGFPRQFIYHLVDLLGANLSRPTQRSRAISPETQILAALGFYTSGSFQTRMGDAIGISQASMSRCVANVTDALVERASQFIHFPEDEVSIQHMKDDFYGLAGMPGVLGLVNCNHVAIKAPNAEDLSYVNRKGLHSLNCLMVCNARGRLLCAETHWPGSLQDCSVLQQSGLRNQFEAGIQKDGWLLGDSSFFLHTWLMTPLHIPETPAEYRYNLAHSATQNIIERTFRTLQTRFRCLDGSKGTLQYSPEKAGNIILACCVLHNISLEHGMDIWSSSYSEQVEHPEEEYEHMESLDSEADRVRQELLLTHFS from the exons TTCAAGCTGGAAGATGTTACTGACGAATATCTTATATCTATGTATGGATTTCCACGTCAGTTCATTTATCATTTGGTGGATCTTCTAGGTGCCAATCTTTCTCGTCCTACTCAACGATCCAGGGCCATCAGCCCAGAGACACAGATTCTTGCTGCATTAGGTTTTTATACTTCTGGCTCATTTCAGACTCGCATGGGAGATGCCATTGGCATTAGCCAAGCATCTATGAGTCGCTGTGTTGCCAATGTTACTGATGCCTTGGTAGAAAGAGCCTCTCAGTTTATTCATTTCCCAGAGGATGAAGTGTCGATACAACATATGAAAGATGATTTTTATGGGCTGGCAGGTATGCCAGGTGTACTAGGATTGGTTAATTGCAATCATGTAGCAATAAAGGCACCCAATGCTGAGGATTTATCGTATGTGAATCGAAAGGGCCTTCATTCTTTAAATTGCCTGATGGTATGTAATGCCAGGGGAAGGCTGCTATGTGCGGAAACACACTGGCCAGGAAGCCTGCAGGACTGCAGTGTGCTTCAGCAGTCGGGTCTAAGAAACCAATTTGAAGCTGGTATTCAGAAAGATGGCTGGCTACTTG GTGACAGTTCATTCTTTCTTCACACCTGGTTAATGACTCCTCTGCATATTCCTGAAACACCTGCAGAGTACAGATATAATCTGGCACATTCGGCAACTCAGAATATTATTGAACGAACATTCAGAACACTCCAGACTCGGTTCCGTTGTTTGGATGGATCAAAAGGGACATTACAGTATtctccagaaaaagcagggaacaTCATCCTTGCTTGCTGCGTCCTTCATAATATCTCGCTGGAGCATGGGATGGATATATGGTCTTCTTCATATTCAGAACAAGTGGAACATCCAGAGGAAGAATATGAGCACATGGAATCTCTTGACTCTGAAGCTGACAGAGTTCGACAGGAATTATTGCTTACACATTTTAGCTAA